The following coding sequences lie in one Crassostrea angulata isolate pt1a10 chromosome 10, ASM2561291v2, whole genome shotgun sequence genomic window:
- the LOC128164396 gene encoding uncharacterized protein LOC128164396: MEKKQSKRKSMRRAVDKFNEENDLNTIIQHEEFSKRRSSKQKRKQEIDTDRQLALYRRLYVPTLICLLLGTVFSFGGTLRGLSEKTFLWRYREIFCIIGPIFLTLGVVLLFVSIALITHRRKEVGRFIALRKSLKTLSSRRSSFVSLPSSIGSSDKMCHSLEDLDTMFDQSLTSFLSANANATDRKLSLSNSQVSFSETVRVHKIQTDTERVEKEKEEEEYLLPEYPRSLVDTSLPYKSESVSYRVLEGVLRAQKSIKNGNRTLGKYKDQLHVKPTVFSSREFVLQLNPRHQRKVSSNSKAAAQRAMSKLRILRVLQSGGVQTTEIPSEENLPLESKHLCSLEQSNAAGSEIQNNPLSMTEPQFPCIYTDNKNVPEGDNHVTSSPVYFSLQPPLQKKNDSDRYKVHQCNEIQVIIHPPADDHTDTKTEETENEVVC; encoded by the coding sequence ATGGAGAAGAAACAGAGCAAGCGAAAAAGTATGCGCAGAGCAGTGGACAAGTTTAACGAAGAAAACGACCTGAACACCATCATCCAACACGAGGAGTTCAGCAAGAGGCGGAGCAGCAAGCAGAAGCGGAAACAGGAAATCGACACGGACAGACAACTGGCGCTTTACCGTAGACTATACGTCCCCACCCTCATCTGCCTGCTGCTTGGCACCGTCTTTTCTTTCGGGGGTACCCTACGTGGACTCAGCGAGAAAACCTTCCTTTGGAGGTACCGGGAGATTTTCTGCATCATTGGACCAATATTTCTGACCCTAGGGGTTGTATTGCTATTTGTGTCCATCGCCTTGATAACCCATCGCAGAAAAGAAGTGGGGCGATTTATTGCTCTAAGGAAGTCGTTGAAAACTCTCTCTAGTCGCCGGAGTTCGTTTGTTTCCCTTCCGTCGTCAATCGGCTCGTCCGACAAAATgtgtcactctctggaggaccTGGACACGATGTTCGATCAGTCCCTCACATCTTTCCTCTCAGCAAACGCCAATGCTACCGACCGGAAACTCTCCCTAAGTAACTCACAAGTGTCTTTTTCTGAAACAGTTCGTGTCCACAAAATTCAAACTGACACTGAGAGAGTTGAAAAAGAAAAGGAAGAAGAAGAATATTTATTGCCAGAATATCCCCGATCCCTGGTTGACACAAGTTTGCCCTATAAATCAGAAAGTGTATCTTATCGTGTATTGGAGGGCGTCCTTAGGGCACAGAAGTCTATCAAAAATGGCAATAGAACGCTAGGGAAATATAAAGATCAGCTTCATGTAAAACCTACTGTTTTTTCCTCTCGGGAGTTTGTACTTCAGCTGAACCCTAGGCACCAAAGAAAAGTGTCGTCCAACTCAAAGGCAGCAGCACAGAGAGCGATGAGCAAGTTACGAATTTTAAGAGTTCTTCAAAGTGGAGGCGTGCAGACGACAGAAATTCCTTCTGAAGAAAACCTTCCACTGGAAAGCAAACATCTCTGTTCCTTGGAACAAAGTAATGCTGCAGGAAGTGAGATTCAAAACAACCCTTTATCCATGACAGAGCCACAGTTTCCTTGCATTTATACAGACAATAAAAATGTCCCGGAAGGGGATAATCACGTGACCAGCTCTCCAGTATACTTCTCGTTACAACCTCCCTTACAGAAAAAGAACGACTCTGATAGATATAAGGTCCACCAATGTAATGAAATTCAAGTTATAATTCACCCTCCTGCCGACGACCATACAGATACAAAAACTGAAGAAACCGAGAATGAAGTTGTTTGTTAA